A single genomic interval of Streptomyces sp. NBC_00663 harbors:
- a CDS encoding polyprenyl synthetase: MTREAGRREGLDEQALLLVAGLADLAVSTLGSAVGTVRGLLRRSDAAELAAQAEQDLVARGRLALDRCAAVPPAHLEVLARHAQARRSAVDD, encoded by the coding sequence ATGACACGAGAAGCGGGACGCCGCGAAGGCCTGGACGAGCAGGCGTTACTGCTGGTGGCCGGGTTGGCCGACCTCGCGGTGAGCACCCTGGGATCGGCCGTGGGCACGGTGCGGGGTCTGTTGCGCCGCTCGGACGCCGCGGAACTCGCGGCGCAGGCCGAGCAGGATCTCGTCGCACGGGGCCGCCTCGCCCTGGACCGGTGTGCGGCCGTACCACCCGCACACCTGGAGGTCCTCGCCCGGCACGCCCAGGCGCGCAGGAGCGCCGTCGATGACTGA
- a CDS encoding polyprenyl synthetase family protein: MTDRWEPAAFKVRVDEVLGRFVAEEADRFAAIDPLLSPVAEQLERSVAEGKRLRAAFCYWGWRAVGQPDSDALVRAAASMELVHAAAVVHDDLIDDSPLRHGRPTAHVALCEAVGHRAGGTAAARSLAMLVGDLLMALAGELFATSGLPTAYLARARPLWSVMARELIAGECLEILRTGAGPDTAASLKVIRYKTAKYTVEQPLLIGGALAGAGPRLREGYSSYGLPLGEAFQLRDDLLGLFGDPSHTGKANADDVAGHRPTALLAETWRLAGDADRQRLSALLGRPALDEDALDTVRGVMRALRTPERIEDMIGARVEEALGALDELTLPTPAANALTALARSATDRPK; the protein is encoded by the coding sequence ATGACTGACCGGTGGGAACCGGCCGCGTTCAAGGTCCGCGTGGACGAGGTGCTCGGCCGGTTCGTCGCCGAGGAGGCCGACCGGTTCGCCGCGATCGATCCCCTGCTCTCCCCCGTGGCGGAACAGCTGGAGCGGTCGGTCGCGGAGGGTAAACGGCTGCGCGCGGCCTTCTGTTACTGGGGCTGGCGCGCGGTCGGGCAGCCGGACAGCGACGCTCTGGTGCGGGCGGCGGCGTCGATGGAGCTGGTGCACGCCGCCGCGGTCGTGCACGACGACCTCATCGACGACAGCCCGCTGCGGCACGGCCGCCCCACGGCACATGTCGCCCTGTGCGAGGCCGTAGGGCACCGTGCGGGCGGCACGGCGGCGGCGAGGTCGTTGGCGATGCTGGTCGGCGATCTGCTGATGGCGCTGGCCGGAGAGCTGTTCGCCACCAGCGGTCTGCCGACCGCGTACCTGGCCCGGGCCCGCCCACTGTGGTCGGTGATGGCCCGCGAACTGATCGCGGGCGAGTGTCTGGAGATCCTCCGGACCGGAGCCGGCCCGGACACCGCCGCGTCGTTGAAGGTGATCCGCTACAAGACCGCCAAGTACACCGTCGAACAGCCCCTGTTGATCGGCGGCGCCCTGGCCGGGGCCGGCCCGCGGCTGCGCGAGGGCTACTCGTCGTACGGGCTGCCGCTGGGCGAGGCGTTCCAGCTCCGGGACGATCTGCTCGGTCTGTTCGGGGACCCGTCGCACACCGGCAAGGCCAACGCCGACGACGTGGCGGGCCATCGGCCCACAGCCCTGCTGGCGGAGACCTGGCGGCTGGCCGGGGACGCCGACCGGCAGCGGCTGAGCGCCCTGCTGGGCCGGCCCGCCCTCGACGAGGACGCCCTGGACACCGTGCGCGGGGTGATGCGCGCCCTGAGGACGCCCGAGCGTATCGAGGACATGATCGGCGCCCGGGTCGAGGAGGCGCTCGGCGCGCTGGACGAGCTGACTCTGCCCACGCCCGCGGCCAACGCCCTGACCGCGCTGGCGCGTTCGGCGACGGACCGCCCGAAGTGA
- a CDS encoding oxygenase MpaB family protein, whose translation MASPTEASLDLLRQAGDELADATVATLFERGQVGTFNSLMRYVSTAGAPLPDGLPEVAREYLEATRVPPAWVDWAEMEKARLFFIDNNVHISTALSFASMPACYVVPHVAKLLSATHGLKYPAKRMAETGQFTVHLMQPDAFEAGSRFIPAAQKVRLLHASIRHHLTRENRWDTAALGVPICQEDMIGGQMFFSLLVLDSLHRLGIHMSREGAEAYYYAWRVVGAMLGVDQDAVPKTLDEARRFLDLYMVRHMGPSAEGAHLTRQLIDLYEEIVPGTFFDPIVSALIRHLVGDTCADWLDVPHTPWDTVVKAVPHLLGVLETIEDRSPLGAWALDRLGHLTTVLELSSLTRGRVMHYAIPEHLKKDYGVSDPVRRTRRWTPPAATVS comes from the coding sequence ATGGCATCCCCCACCGAGGCATCACTGGACCTCCTGCGGCAGGCCGGTGACGAACTCGCCGACGCCACCGTCGCCACGCTCTTCGAGCGCGGCCAGGTGGGCACGTTCAACTCCCTGATGCGCTACGTCTCCACGGCCGGCGCGCCCCTCCCGGACGGGCTGCCCGAGGTGGCACGGGAGTACCTGGAGGCCACCCGGGTCCCGCCGGCCTGGGTGGACTGGGCGGAAATGGAGAAGGCCCGGCTGTTCTTCATCGACAACAACGTGCACATCTCCACCGCGCTCTCCTTCGCCTCCATGCCCGCCTGTTACGTCGTCCCGCACGTGGCCAAGCTGCTGTCGGCCACCCATGGACTGAAGTACCCGGCCAAACGGATGGCGGAGACCGGCCAGTTCACCGTCCATCTGATGCAGCCCGACGCCTTCGAGGCGGGCAGCCGCTTCATCCCGGCCGCCCAGAAGGTACGTCTCCTGCACGCCTCCATCCGCCATCACCTCACGCGCGAGAACCGCTGGGACACCGCCGCACTGGGGGTGCCGATCTGTCAGGAGGACATGATCGGCGGGCAGATGTTCTTCTCGCTGCTCGTACTGGACAGTCTGCACCGCCTCGGCATCCACATGTCGCGGGAGGGCGCGGAGGCCTATTACTACGCGTGGCGGGTCGTGGGAGCCATGCTGGGCGTCGATCAGGACGCGGTCCCCAAGACCCTCGACGAGGCCCGCCGGTTCCTCGACCTGTACATGGTCCGGCACATGGGGCCGTCCGCCGAGGGCGCCCATCTGACCCGGCAACTCATCGACCTGTACGAGGAGATCGTGCCCGGCACCTTCTTCGACCCGATCGTCTCCGCCCTGATCCGCCACCTCGTCGGCGACACCTGCGCCGACTGGCTCGACGTGCCGCACACCCCGTGGGACACCGTCGTCAAGGCCGTACCCCACCTGCTCGGCGTACTGGAGACCATCGAGGACCGCTCCCCGCTCGGGGCCTGGGCCCTGGACCGCCTGGGCCACCTCACCACCGTCCTCGAACTGTCGTCCCTCACCCGCGGACGCGTCATGCACTACGCCATCCCCGAACACCTGAAGAAGGACTACGGCGTCTCCGACCCGGTCCGCCGGACCCGCCGATGGACTCCACCGGCGGCCACGGTCTCGTGA
- a CDS encoding DUF4232 domain-containing protein, which translates to MPIPQRTAPAVLAATLLLAACGTEGASPGGGDGPVRAEALCPSDEARYGSQQTPAPSARPSGRPTELPLPSVGATAEDGVRITALYAWGPESGCAGVDYSADFELTNQQKETATYTLTLGFLAASGGAVDNGERTVEAVGPGRTVKGTVVMGQSVGNAPQVTGVQVTKVRSVPAAEASSTGGTCPKSGTHLYADQGDAAMGLRVVGLHVVNCGTRPYTLDGYPKLEIQDEDHDTVSGVRILQGTDQIGTGIEEDESPQQVVLRPGEAAVARLAWRNTTQAGEPVNAPYLRVWARPGADPVMVVPELDLGTTGKLGAGPWRKDETYRPPTPSTARP; encoded by the coding sequence ATGCCGATCCCCCAGCGCACCGCTCCCGCCGTCCTCGCGGCGACCTTGCTGCTCGCCGCCTGCGGCACCGAGGGCGCCTCACCGGGGGGCGGCGACGGCCCGGTCCGGGCCGAGGCGCTGTGCCCGTCGGACGAGGCGCGGTACGGCAGCCAGCAGACCCCAGCGCCCTCCGCCCGCCCCTCCGGCAGGCCGACCGAGCTGCCGCTGCCCTCCGTCGGCGCCACGGCCGAGGACGGTGTCAGGATCACCGCGCTGTACGCCTGGGGCCCGGAGAGCGGCTGCGCGGGCGTCGACTACAGCGCGGACTTCGAGCTGACCAACCAGCAGAAGGAGACCGCCACTTACACCCTCACCCTCGGGTTCCTCGCGGCGTCCGGCGGCGCGGTCGACAACGGGGAGCGGACCGTCGAGGCGGTCGGGCCGGGCCGGACCGTCAAGGGCACCGTCGTCATGGGGCAGTCGGTAGGGAACGCACCCCAGGTGACGGGCGTGCAGGTGACGAAGGTGCGCAGCGTCCCCGCGGCCGAGGCATCGTCCACCGGGGGCACCTGCCCGAAGTCGGGCACGCACCTCTACGCGGACCAGGGCGACGCGGCGATGGGGCTGCGCGTCGTCGGCCTGCACGTGGTCAACTGCGGCACCCGGCCCTACACGCTCGACGGCTACCCGAAGCTAGAGATCCAGGACGAGGACCACGACACCGTGAGCGGCGTACGGATCCTCCAGGGGACCGATCAGATCGGCACCGGTATCGAGGAGGACGAGAGCCCGCAGCAGGTCGTCCTGCGGCCGGGCGAGGCCGCGGTGGCCAGGCTGGCCTGGCGCAACACCACCCAGGCGGGGGAACCGGTGAACGCGCCGTATCTCCGCGTATGGGCCAGGCCCGGAGCCGACCCCGTGATGGTCGTACCGGAACTCGACCTCGGCACAACCGGAAAGCTCGGCGCAGGCCCCTGGCGGAAGGACGAAACGTACCGCCCCCCGACCCCCTCCACCGCCCGCCCGTAA
- a CDS encoding SAM-dependent methyltransferase, which translates to MWATAVGVARVRALESEREDALFRDPLARAFAAAAGLWPSSPSPGDEAARRRRLAVSFSIVIRTRFLDDLLWQAAASGVRQVVLLGAGMDSRAFRMEWPAGTRLFEVDTAAPLDFKASVLRQERAVARCERIPVAVDLREDWPGALAAAGHDPAAPTVWIAEGLLIYLPQDAVDLLLARVGARSAVGSWMGLTLGSRGVIERFGADAAPGSAASLWVSEMPDDPVAWLAGHGWEADSHTLRERAAAYGRPMSSPPRREERPGGLISAVRR; encoded by the coding sequence GTGTGGGCCACTGCGGTGGGGGTGGCCAGGGTGCGGGCGTTGGAGTCCGAGCGGGAGGACGCGTTGTTCCGCGACCCGCTGGCACGGGCCTTCGCCGCCGCGGCGGGCCTCTGGCCCTCCTCTCCGTCACCCGGTGACGAGGCCGCGCGACGCCGTCGGCTGGCGGTGTCGTTCTCCATCGTCATCAGGACGAGGTTCCTCGACGACTTGTTGTGGCAGGCGGCCGCGTCCGGGGTTCGGCAGGTCGTGCTGCTCGGCGCCGGTATGGACAGTCGGGCCTTCCGGATGGAATGGCCTGCGGGCACTCGGCTGTTCGAGGTCGACACCGCCGCCCCGCTGGATTTCAAGGCGTCGGTGCTGCGCCAGGAGCGGGCCGTCGCGCGTTGTGAGCGGATCCCGGTCGCGGTGGATCTGCGGGAGGACTGGCCGGGTGCGCTGGCCGCCGCGGGGCACGACCCGGCGGCGCCGACCGTGTGGATCGCCGAGGGGCTGCTTATCTATCTGCCCCAGGACGCGGTGGACTTGCTGCTGGCCCGGGTCGGCGCGCGGTCGGCGGTGGGCAGTTGGATGGGGCTGACCCTGGGCTCGCGGGGGGTGATCGAACGCTTCGGCGCGGACGCCGCGCCGGGATCGGCGGCGTCTCTGTGGGTCTCGGAGATGCCGGACGACCCGGTGGCCTGGCTGGCCGGGCACGGGTGGGAGGCCGACAGCCACACCCTGCGCGAGCGCGCCGCCGCTTATGGCCGTCCGATGAGTAGCCCGCCGCGGCGGGAGGAGCGGCCGGGTGGACTGATCTCGGCGGTCCGTCGATAG
- a CDS encoding MFS transporter has translation MPDTRTDLARLRVALTVFFALDGFLFAGWVVRIPAIKEQTNASATTLGLALLGVSAGAVVTMTLTGRLCRRYGNHQVTVACAVLLCLSVTLPPLTHSALTLGAVLLIFGSAYGGINVAFNSAAVDLVRTLRRPIMPSFHAAFSLGGMTGAGLGALLAGALSATQHLAGLALFGLLVTLPTGRALLRIPPPIPPTPPNTAARTTARPGRPRARTRALVITFGLIALCTAYGEGALADWSALHLEQDLHTTPGVAAAGYSCFALAMTIGRLTGTRLLERLGQTRTLVAGGTTAALGMLLGALAPALWVALLGFVITGLGLANLFPVAIERAGTLAGPDGVAIASTLGYGGMLLGPPAIGFMADWFSLPAALTSVAALAATAAAIVLVTRGAAER, from the coding sequence GTGCCCGACACCCGCACCGACCTCGCCCGTCTCCGCGTCGCCCTCACCGTCTTCTTCGCCCTCGACGGCTTCCTCTTCGCCGGCTGGGTCGTCCGGATTCCCGCGATCAAGGAACAGACGAACGCCTCCGCCACCACCCTCGGCCTCGCCCTCCTCGGCGTCTCCGCCGGCGCCGTCGTCACGATGACGCTCACCGGCCGCCTCTGCCGCCGCTACGGCAACCACCAGGTCACCGTCGCCTGCGCCGTCCTGCTCTGCCTCAGCGTCACGCTCCCCCCGCTCACCCACTCCGCGCTCACCCTGGGCGCCGTCCTGCTGATCTTCGGCAGCGCGTACGGCGGCATCAACGTCGCCTTCAACAGCGCCGCCGTCGATCTGGTGCGCACCCTGCGACGCCCGATCATGCCCAGCTTCCACGCCGCCTTCAGCCTCGGCGGCATGACCGGTGCCGGCCTCGGCGCGCTGCTGGCCGGTGCGCTGTCCGCCACGCAACACCTGGCCGGTCTCGCCCTGTTCGGACTGCTCGTCACCCTGCCGACCGGCCGCGCCCTCCTGCGCATCCCACCGCCGATCCCGCCGACCCCGCCGAACACCGCGGCACGGACGACGGCCCGACCCGGTCGGCCGAGGGCCCGCACCCGCGCTCTCGTCATCACCTTCGGCCTGATCGCCCTGTGCACCGCCTACGGCGAGGGCGCACTGGCCGACTGGAGCGCACTGCACCTCGAACAGGACCTGCACACCACGCCAGGCGTGGCCGCCGCCGGATACTCCTGCTTCGCGCTCGCCATGACGATCGGCCGTCTGACCGGCACGCGTCTGCTCGAACGGCTCGGCCAGACCCGCACCCTGGTGGCCGGCGGGACGACCGCCGCCCTCGGCATGCTCCTCGGCGCCCTCGCCCCGGCCCTGTGGGTCGCCCTGCTCGGCTTCGTGATCACCGGACTCGGGCTCGCCAACCTCTTCCCCGTCGCCATCGAACGCGCCGGCACCCTCGCCGGACCCGACGGTGTCGCCATCGCCTCCACTCTCGGTTACGGCGGCATGCTCCTCGGCCCGCCCGCGATCGGGTTCATGGCCGACTGGTTCTCCCTGCCCGCCGCCCTCACCAGCGTGGCCGCACTGGCCGCGACGGCGGCCGCCATCGTGCTCGTCACGCGAGGCGCGGCAGAGCGCTGA
- a CDS encoding MFS transporter, whose translation MSDALAPPASAGTSSPPRSSAVVAVLAMAGIVVSLMQTLIIPIVPELPTFLDAPASDAAWAVTATLLAAAVATPTVGKLGDMFGKRRMLLASIGLLIAGSLVCALSDSLVPMIIGRVLQGLSAAVVPLGISILRDTVPAEKLAGSTAVMSASLGVGGAIGLPAAAFIADNWDWHVLFWIAAGLGVASLLLVLFFVPEAGDRAGGRFDLVGSLGLSAGLVTLLLAVSKGGDWGWTSATTLGLAAASVIVLLSWGWWELRSKEPLVDLRTTAKAQVLFTNLASIALGFSMFATSLVLPQLMQLPKETGYGLGESMLTVGLVLAPQGFVMMIMSALSAKLTAAKGPKITLMVGTLIVASGYGLNILFMSELWHMVLVSCVIGAGIGFTYGALPALIMGAVAPSQSGAANSLNTLMRSLGTSFASALTGVLLAQLTTDFGGHALPSESGFKVVMAIGAGAAVLAFFLASFIPRKRPAATVGADSPAQTAEVAGAKA comes from the coding sequence ATGTCCGACGCCCTTGCCCCTCCCGCCTCGGCGGGGACGTCCTCCCCGCCCAGGTCGAGTGCTGTGGTGGCGGTACTGGCCATGGCCGGAATCGTCGTCTCACTCATGCAGACGCTGATCATCCCGATCGTGCCCGAGCTGCCGACGTTCCTGGACGCCCCCGCGTCCGACGCCGCCTGGGCCGTCACCGCGACCCTCCTGGCCGCGGCCGTCGCCACCCCCACGGTCGGCAAGCTCGGCGACATGTTCGGCAAGCGGCGGATGCTGCTGGCCAGCATCGGACTGCTGATCGCCGGTTCCCTGGTCTGCGCCCTCTCCGACTCCCTCGTACCGATGATCATCGGCCGGGTGCTCCAGGGCCTGTCCGCCGCGGTGGTGCCGCTCGGCATCAGCATCCTGCGGGACACGGTGCCCGCCGAGAAGCTCGCCGGTTCCACGGCCGTGATGAGCGCCTCGCTCGGTGTCGGCGGCGCGATCGGGCTGCCGGCCGCCGCGTTCATCGCCGACAACTGGGACTGGCACGTCCTGTTCTGGATCGCCGCCGGCCTCGGCGTCGCCTCCCTGCTCCTCGTCCTGTTCTTCGTCCCGGAGGCCGGCGACCGCGCCGGCGGGCGCTTCGACCTGGTCGGCTCGCTCGGCCTGTCGGCCGGTCTGGTCACCCTGCTCCTCGCCGTGTCCAAGGGCGGTGACTGGGGCTGGACCTCCGCGACGACCCTGGGTCTGGCCGCCGCCTCCGTGATCGTCCTGCTGAGCTGGGGCTGGTGGGAGCTGAGGTCCAAGGAGCCGCTGGTCGACCTGCGCACCACGGCCAAGGCCCAGGTCCTGTTCACCAACCTCGCCTCGATCGCCCTCGGCTTCTCGATGTTCGCCACGTCCCTGGTCCTGCCGCAGCTGATGCAGCTGCCGAAGGAGACCGGCTACGGACTCGGCGAGTCCATGCTCACCGTGGGCCTGGTGCTGGCCCCGCAGGGCTTCGTGATGATGATCATGTCCGCCCTGTCCGCCAAGCTCACCGCGGCCAAGGGCCCGAAGATCACGCTGATGGTCGGCACGCTGATCGTCGCCTCCGGCTACGGCCTGAACATCCTGTTCATGAGCGAGCTCTGGCACATGGTCCTGGTGTCCTGTGTCATCGGCGCCGGCATCGGCTTCACCTACGGCGCCCTGCCCGCCCTGATCATGGGTGCCGTCGCCCCCTCCCAGAGCGGTGCGGCCAACAGCCTCAACACGCTGATGCGGTCGCTCGGCACATCCTTCGCCAGCGCCCTCACCGGTGTGCTCCTCGCCCAGCTGACCACCGACTTCGGCGGCCACGCCCTCCCGTCGGAGAGCGGCTTCAAGGTCGTCATGGCCATCGGCGCCGGAGCGGCGGTCCTCGCCTTCTTCCTCGCCTCCTTCATCCCGAGGAAGCGGCCCGCGGCGACCGTGGGTGCCGACAGCCCGGCCCAGACCGCGGAGGTCGCCGGCGCGAAGGCCTGA
- a CDS encoding maleylacetate reductase: MRVVFRPGAATTATAEEAQRLGLRRLLVVSGTHGADVAQTVADSLGPACAGLHTGARMHVPVEVADRAVEVARAAGADGCVAVGGGSAIGLGKAVALRTGLPLIAVPTTYSGSEATPVWGLTEHGAKRTGRDPSVLPRSIVYDPELTLSLPVPLSVTSGVNAIAHAVEALYAPDTSPLIALTAEEGVRAMAGALPRLAADPRDLDARGRALRGAWLCGSCLGATTMGLHHKLCHVLGGTFGLPHAETHTVVLPYVLAYNAPAAPEAASAVARALDATEAPTALWRLAGDLSAPRSLAELGLKEPDLAVAAAQAAGQAAGRAYPNPRDVTEDGVLVLLRAAYEGGPPSRS, from the coding sequence ATGCGGGTCGTCTTCCGTCCCGGCGCCGCGACGACGGCGACCGCGGAGGAGGCTCAACGGCTCGGCCTGCGGCGGCTGTTGGTGGTCTCCGGCACCCACGGCGCCGATGTAGCGCAGACGGTCGCCGACTCCCTCGGCCCAGCCTGCGCGGGCCTGCACACCGGGGCCAGGATGCATGTCCCCGTCGAAGTCGCCGACCGGGCCGTGGAGGTGGCCCGGGCGGCGGGCGCGGACGGCTGTGTGGCGGTCGGCGGCGGATCGGCGATCGGACTCGGCAAGGCGGTCGCGCTGCGCACCGGACTGCCGCTGATCGCGGTGCCCACCACCTACTCCGGCTCCGAGGCGACCCCGGTGTGGGGCCTGACCGAACACGGCGCCAAACGCACCGGCCGCGACCCCTCCGTCCTGCCCCGCAGCATCGTCTACGACCCCGAGCTGACCCTCTCCCTCCCCGTCCCGCTCTCCGTCACCAGCGGCGTCAACGCGATCGCCCACGCCGTCGAGGCCCTGTACGCCCCCGACACCTCGCCCCTGATCGCGCTGACCGCGGAGGAGGGCGTACGGGCCATGGCGGGCGCGCTGCCCCGGCTGGCCGCGGACCCCCGGGACCTGGACGCCCGCGGCCGTGCCCTCCGCGGCGCCTGGCTCTGCGGCTCCTGCCTGGGCGCCACCACGATGGGCCTGCACCACAAGCTGTGCCATGTCCTCGGCGGCACCTTCGGTCTGCCCCACGCCGAGACCCACACCGTGGTCCTGCCGTACGTCCTCGCGTACAACGCCCCCGCGGCCCCCGAGGCGGCGTCCGCCGTCGCCCGTGCCCTGGACGCGACCGAGGCCCCGACCGCCCTGTGGCGGCTGGCCGGGGACCTGAGCGCACCCCGTTCCCTCGCCGAACTCGGCCTGAAGGAGCCCGACTTGGCGGTCGCGGCCGCTCAGGCGGCGGGGCAGGCGGCCGGGCGGGCGTATCCCAACCCCAGGGACGTCACGGAGGACGGGGTGCTGGTGCTGCTGCGGGCGGCGTACGAGGGCGGGCCGCCGAGTCGGTCGTAG
- a CDS encoding intradiol ring-cleavage dioxygenase, translating to MTTDVTDEAIQSLHATADPRLRDLLTALVRHLHDFARETRLTQQEWEAAIRFLTATGQTCTDTRQEFILLSDVLGLSMLLETLNGGHGPDATESTVLGPFHMTESPARPLGATIDLVGAGEPCLVSGRVLSADGTPLPGATLDVWQADGNGYYDVQQPDVQPAGNGRGLFTTDTEGRFRFRTCVPSSYPIPTDGPVGDLLRATGRHPYRPAHIHFIASAPDHTPVTTHIFVAGDPYLDSDAVFAVKQSLVRDFTPTDDPALARESGLPNPFRHARIDLVLERA from the coding sequence ATGACCACCGACGTCACCGACGAGGCGATCCAGAGCCTGCACGCCACCGCCGACCCCCGTCTGCGCGACCTGCTCACCGCCCTCGTCCGGCACCTGCACGACTTCGCCCGCGAGACCCGACTGACGCAGCAGGAGTGGGAGGCGGCGATCCGCTTCCTCACCGCGACGGGACAGACCTGCACGGACACCCGGCAGGAGTTCATCCTCCTGTCGGACGTGCTCGGCCTGTCGATGCTGCTGGAGACACTGAACGGCGGACACGGCCCCGACGCCACCGAGTCGACCGTCCTCGGCCCCTTCCACATGACCGAGTCCCCGGCCCGCCCGCTCGGCGCGACCATCGACCTCGTCGGGGCGGGCGAGCCCTGCCTGGTCAGCGGTCGCGTCCTGTCCGCGGACGGCACCCCGCTGCCCGGCGCGACCCTGGACGTCTGGCAGGCCGACGGCAACGGCTACTACGACGTCCAGCAACCGGACGTCCAGCCGGCGGGCAACGGCCGCGGCCTGTTCACCACGGACACCGAGGGCCGCTTCCGGTTCCGCACCTGTGTGCCGAGCTCGTACCCGATCCCCACGGACGGCCCGGTGGGCGACCTCCTGCGGGCCACCGGCAGGCACCCCTACCGCCCCGCACACATCCACTTCATCGCCTCCGCCCCGGACCACACCCCGGTCACCACGCACATCTTCGTCGCGGGCGACCCGTACCTGGACTCGGACGCGGTGTTCGCCGTCAAGCAGAGCCTCGTGCGCGACTTCACCCCGACCGACGACCCGGCCCTGGCCCGGGAGTCGGGCCTGCCGAACCCCTTCCGGCACGCGCGGATCGACCTCGTACTGGAGCGCGCGTGA
- a CDS encoding cupin domain-containing protein encodes MSSMSPLSHSSSHSFVVHIPDAELEPEPLDPAQIVSGTPEVTGKVVWESADGRQLRGIWQITPGVVTDTEADELFVVISGSATVEVAGGPTLRVGPGDMAVLREGDRTTWTVHETLRKAYAINLGQAT; translated from the coding sequence ATGAGTTCCATGAGTCCCCTGAGCCACAGTTCCAGCCACAGTTTCGTGGTCCACATCCCCGACGCCGAGCTCGAACCCGAGCCGCTCGACCCGGCGCAGATCGTGTCCGGGACGCCCGAGGTGACCGGGAAGGTGGTCTGGGAGTCGGCGGACGGCAGGCAGCTCCGCGGCATCTGGCAGATCACGCCGGGCGTCGTCACCGACACCGAGGCGGACGAGCTGTTCGTGGTGATCAGCGGCTCGGCCACCGTCGAGGTGGCGGGCGGGCCGACGCTGAGGGTCGGGCCCGGCGACATGGCGGTGCTGCGCGAGGGCGACCGTACGACGTGGACGGTGCACGAGACGCTGCGCAAGGCGTACGCCATCAATCTCGGCCAGGCCACCTGA
- a CDS encoding LacI family DNA-binding transcriptional regulator, whose protein sequence is MGHPFPIREIARQAGLSEATVDRVLNGRGGVRESTAREVRQAIADLDRQRTQVRLVGRTFMIDIVMQTPERFSTAVRAALEAELPALHPAVVRSRFHFRETGPVEEQVRTLDRIARRGSQGVILKAPDVPEVTAAVGRLVAAGIPVVTLVTDLPTSARLGYVGIDNRAAGATAAYLMGQWLGDRPGNVLTSLSSGFFRNEEEREMGFRSAMRAHHPDRTLVEIAEGQGLDATQYDLVRAALTRDPDIRAVYSIGGGNIATLRAFEDLSRACAVFVAHDLDHDNTRLLSEHRLSAVLHHDLRQDLREACHLVMRAHGALPPAGPTLPSAIQVVTPYNMPG, encoded by the coding sequence ATGGGTCACCCCTTCCCCATCCGGGAAATCGCACGTCAGGCAGGGCTCAGCGAGGCCACCGTGGACCGGGTGCTGAACGGCAGGGGCGGCGTCCGGGAGAGCACCGCGCGTGAGGTCCGGCAGGCCATCGCGGACCTGGACCGGCAGCGCACCCAGGTCCGGCTCGTCGGCCGTACGTTCATGATCGACATAGTGATGCAGACGCCCGAGCGGTTCAGCACCGCCGTCCGTGCCGCGCTGGAGGCGGAACTGCCCGCCCTGCATCCGGCGGTCGTACGCTCCCGCTTCCACTTCCGGGAGACCGGCCCGGTCGAGGAGCAGGTCCGCACCCTTGACCGGATAGCCCGGCGTGGCTCCCAGGGCGTGATCCTCAAGGCGCCGGACGTCCCCGAGGTCACCGCGGCCGTCGGACGCCTGGTCGCCGCCGGCATCCCGGTCGTCACCCTGGTCACCGACCTGCCCACCAGCGCCCGCCTCGGCTACGTCGGCATCGACAACCGGGCGGCCGGGGCGACGGCGGCGTACCTGATGGGCCAGTGGCTGGGCGACCGGCCCGGCAATGTCCTCACCAGCCTCAGCAGCGGGTTCTTCCGCAACGAGGAGGAGCGCGAGATGGGCTTCCGCAGCGCCATGCGGGCCCACCACCCGGATCGCACCCTGGTCGAGATCGCCGAGGGCCAGGGCCTGGACGCCACCCAGTACGACCTCGTCCGCGCCGCCCTCACCCGGGACCCGGACATCCGCGCCGTCTACTCCATCGGCGGCGGCAACATCGCGACCCTGCGCGCCTTCGAGGACCTGAGCCGCGCCTGCGCGGTCTTCGTCGCCCATGACCTCGATCACGACAACACCCGGCTGCTGAGCGAGCACCGCCTCTCCGCGGTCCTCCACCACGATCTGCGTCAGGACCTGCGGGAGGCCTGCCACCTCGTCATGCGGGCGCACGGCGCGCTGCCCCCGGCGGGACCCACGCTGCCGTCCGCGATCCAGGTCGTGACCCCGTACAACATGCCCGGCTGA